cagacaaaaattaaagccAGTAAAAACTGCCACCAAAAAATTAAgcgaaaaataatttttatttataaattagtttatgaaaaataaaaatgatgacaaatgtaataaaaattcttacaaaaggtAAGGAAATGATATATATACCCTGAGAGAAAAATGGGTGAAGTACTTTAGCAGAAAAATTacaatataagaaatataaatggctaGTAAGCTTATCTCAAAATACTTAGCCTcagtaaaaatcaaagaaatgtaaatgtaaacaaTAACTTGCAAGTTTTCTTATATGAAATTGgcaatggtttaaaaaataataatactcatgAGTGCAGAGAAGGCATTTACATAATACCAGTGGGAATTTAAATTCTTATGGCGGCATGGCAATAGAtcaagaaccttaaaaaaaacaaacgttCTTTCCTATACAGCAGTTCTATTTCTAGGAGTTATCCTAAGGAAATCATTAGAAAAAATGAACACCAGAAGTTCATCCAACCTTTATAATACAGAAATACAGGAAATACACCAAATGACAGCGTGGCTGTATTAacatagaaatgagaaaaagcaaaggaTGGTGCATCATGCTGTTACTGTACGaatgcctccttggagaatgggtgtgtgtatatgtacacacgtAGGGGAAGTCAGGAAGCTTATATCCACCACATTGTTAATCATTTTTAACTCTAGATGGTTAGACAACTGGTGACCTTAACTTTTCTCCTTTTCGCTTTTCAATACAattaacatgtattatttttgaaaaatgttttaaagaaaaacacagcttAAGAATCAGAATAAGGGGCAATTGTTTACAGTGTTTATTAAGAATGCATTTTCTCTACCTAGTTAAACGTTAATAAggaagctgtgtgatcttggttaCGTTCTAGAACCTACAGAAATTTGGCTTGAAAAAATACCCCCCACCTCCGGCCCCCAACCCGCTTGCTTAGAAAGGCTAACTGAGCctagatgtttttttcttttaactcttaaAGCACCGTGCATCTGTATAGTTGGTAAGAGGATATGGCTAGTTTTGTAACAGTTATAGACTAGCAGTTTCTATTCATCTATAGTTAATAACTTTGATTTAGAACTTCAGAAGCATCTGGAAGaatcttttcatttccttgatcCTTGTAtcattttatcctttcttttgctCCTGTTTAGGTTCTATCATAATGAATGGATCCAGTGTGGCGAATACATCACCCAATATAAAATCCAAAGAGGACCAGGGGTTAAATGGTCATGATGAGAAGGAAAACCCATTTGCAGAGTACATGTGGATGGAGAATGAAGAGGATTTCAACAGACAGGTAAAGAAGTGGAAGGCTAATGAGATGTATAATTCAACAGCTATAGTATTTTACCGTCAGTCTGTTACAAGAGAAATGGGTTCATTGGCTTTAGAACAACTTGAAAATATGTAGAAGCCTGGTCGGGGCTGACCAAGAAGCAACTTCAGCTGCTGAGACCAGATTGAAGATACCTTGGAGGACGATACTGAAATATTTCTTCCATGCTAATTAAAAGAGGATCGAATACCATGGTGTTTTGGTGTAGACTTCTGGGAAACAGCAGCTGTGTGCAGACAGGCCAGCTTGGCATGCCCCACATAGGAACTCAGAGACTGGCAGAATGCAAGTCTGAGATAGAGAGTGTATTAGGTGGGGAAGGCTAGACTGCTTCCACAAAGATCCAGCAATAATTCATTGTCTTATATGTCTGTGGCATTAACAGCCCAAGGTAAGCATTCCAGGTAGACAGGTGACTCTGCAACTGCACGGTGCCCTCCATGATGTTGCTCTGCCGCGCCCAGGGCATTTTATCAGATGCAGGATAGCTGGAAGTCAAGCCACAAGGAAAGGCAGAGCGTCAAATGTCAAGGCAAAGATCTCTTTTTAACCAAGTGATGCCAAAATGCTCACATCCCTTCTGGGGACATTACATGATTAATAGTTACATGGCCATATCCAGCATGAGAGACAGGAAATGTGATTTTAACTGAACAGCCTGGTGCTTTGGGGAGAAGGAAACAAGTTTAGGGGGGCAGCCAGGAGTTACCACCCCATGTGGCCCATTGTGGTATGATCTGTGTGAATAGTACATAGGCCATGCTTCCTGTTACACCCCTGGGCCCAGGTAACCATTTTCGTGGGTTGTGCCTGTGAATAAGGGTAGATTTAATACCAGGGAGCATGTTGTTACGCTcttggggagaggaagggcaCATCTTGAGCAGTCAGGTTAAATCTTGTagcttggaaatattttctcgtTATTTTAAGtacttgatatttaaaaaaagaaaagtgtggcTAATTGTAATGTTGAAATAATATGTTTAAGTCTTGCTACCAGTGACTTTTCCTTTGAATTCATGAGGTTAACTATATTGGCTGGCTTGGGTGATTATTTTTGCTTGACCAGCCCTCTGGTGGTGGCTCAAGTGAACTGTGAATCTGTCACCAGGCTTCCTGCAGGAAAGTGATGGCCAAACAAGAAGCGGGAAGCCTGTTAAAATCACACTTAACCTCCAGAGTGAAGCATACTCTTTCTTAAGAGTTAACAGTGTCTGCAAAAAAGTGTAAAATATCCTAGCTATATATTGCTTTAGATTAAGACAGTCTTTAAGAAACATgcagttggggacttccctggtggcgcagtgtttactaatccaccttccagtgcaggggacacaggtttgagccccggtctgggaagatccctcatgctgcagagcaactaaggccgtgtgccacaactactgaacctgcgctctagagcccgtgagccacaactactgagcccgcatgccacaactactgaagcccgcgtacctagagtccatactccgcaacaagagccactgcaatgagaagcccgcacttcacaatgaagagtagccccgctcacctcaactagagaatgcccgtgtgcagcaacgaagacccaacgcagccaaaaataaaaatatatatattaattaattaattaattaaaaaaaagaaatatgcagtTGTGTAAATACTCATATTACTTCTTCTTGTTTTGAAAGAATACTGCGTTGATGACATCATTTTCTACTGGTATGCAAAAAAGTGTTCTTTATATCTTTCTAAGTTTATGAAAGTCATGTAGGGGCCTCATTACCGGAAAAGTGGGCCAGAAGCTGGGAGTTGGTTTTGATTTAATCTCCACTATCCAGGTAGTGGTCTAGTTACATAGTTCCTGTACCCTTTTCATAGCTGAAAGATGGGAAATTTAGGAAGAATCGCTTCTCAACAAGATTGAGAAAAGAATTTCAagctttaaaatgattttctgtAAGTGCCATATGAGTGGAAAATATCTGTATCACATATTAGAAGATCTGTGAATACCTGGAATTTCTGCTATTTTGACTATTTCCTCAGCCTTATTTTTGATGGAATTTGgttgaaaaattaaaagttatattttctcTAGCCTGTCATTAGAAGCATCATAATTCTTAGTAGATCTCATACAagatcattctttttcttttaattaattaatttatttatatttatttttggctgcgttgggtcttcgttgctgtgtgtgtgctatctctagttgtggcgagcgggggctactcttcgttgtgatgtgcgggcttctcactgtggtggcttctcttgttgcggagcacaggctctaggcgcgcgggcttcagtaatggtggcccacaggcttagtagttgtggctcacgggcttagttgctccgtggcatgtgggatcttcccggaccaggactcaaacccgtgacccctgaattggcaggtggattctttttttttttttttttaatttatttatttatggctgtgttgggtcttcgtttctgtgcgagagctttctctagttgtggcaaagcgggggccactcttcatcgcggtgcgcgcgccacgcctctcactatcgcggcctctcttgttgcggagcacaggctccagacgcgcaggctcagtaattgtggctcacgggcccagttgctccaaggcacgtgggatcttccgagaccagggctcgaacccgtgtcccctgcattggcaggcagattctcaaccactgcgccaccagggaagcccattgcttctgctttatgttttagttttttggccgcaaggcatgtgggatcttagctccctgaccagggatcgaacctgcaccccctgcattggaaggcgaagtcttaaccactggactgccagggaagtcccggcaggtggattcttaaccactgcgccaccagggaagtccacaagaTCATTCTTAACTGCAGAGTAACAACCTCTGAAAGAAAGAGGTAGAGAAAAAACTGGAAGGTGTGAGCCCCACTGGGGCAGTACGTCTGAGCTCTTCCCCTTTGCTTGCTAGGTGGAAGAGGAGCTGCAGGAGCAAGAATTCTTGGACCGCTGCTTCCAGGAGATGCTGGATGAGGAAGACCAGGACTGGTTTATTCCATCGCGAGACCTGCCTCAGGCCGTGGGACAGTTGCAACAACAGTTAAATGGACTGTCAGTCAGTGATGGTCATGATTCTGAAGATATTTTGGTAAGAGCATATGTAGTTCCACATGTGACATAGTGAAAAGAATATAGGATTTAGAGTCACAGACTCTTTTTTGGCCCTACAACCTTGGGCAAGCTGTGGAGCCCTCTGAGCCGCTGATTCTTCACTCATCACCTGGGCATTAATAAGGGGGTGCGTTGAAGATGCATTGCACCTCTTAAAGCACTGTGCAAACGTCATGGTTGCAGCATCACCAACTTCATTTTCTCCCATGGGCTTTTCAAAGCAGAACTGGGATTAAGGATAAAAATTTGAACATGGAAGAGGTTTGGTTTCAAATTATCACTTGCTGCTGTCCTTTTCTTTTACAATCCCACAAAtctgtatttataattttgaatgATGCTGTTATAAAAATTGCCTGTTCACTTTGGAAGGAATATACTCCTAAGAGACCATCTTCCACTTATAATTAGAAGCCCAGATAAATAAATTCCTTGCATTCCATGTTGACCTAATGTCAGAATTCTGTAAGTGATATTGTTCTCACACAACTCACTTTCTGAATGATTGTGCCCTGCAGTTTGATGAGATTTTAGATATTCACAAGAGAGTAGATAACCAGAGAGTacagaaagatgagaaaaaaaaaaaaaatagggattgTGGTAACCAAACTAGTTTGATGGAGTACTCTGATTTTCATCAAGTTGAGGtactaataaatagaaaaattatttttggagtcaaatttaaatgaaatttaaatgaaagcaTCATGAAGGGAACAGGAGTCtaaagcaggaaggagaaaatgaggtCAGCAGGGCTTAGTACATCAGAACATTGAGAGCAGCCCAGCAAGGAACAACTCAACAACAGCTTGAGTTGCAAGGagttctattttttctctccttgagGCTGAGAGGAAGGTACTGGTAATGACGGAAGCAAGGAGAAAATACGTTTTAAAGTGCAGCTTGCCTTGGGATTTATTATCTCTTGGTTCTTATTTCAGAGCAAAAGTAACCTGAACCCGGATGCCAAGGAATTTATTCCAGGAGTGAAGTACTGAGCTGACAGAAAGCTTTGAGGAGAACTTGTACGTCCCCACATCTGGGGACAGCGCTGCACAAAAAAGGCGGAGCTGAagaggggggcggggcgggcaagGGGTGCACAGCGGGGAAAGGGGACAGTGGTTTAACTCGACACTGTGATTGGAGTAACTAATGTGCTCAGTCTTTCTCTACAAGGCTCTGagtatttctcttttgttctacTGACTTTCATTTGGAGCAATTTCCTATTATTATTAGCTTTTTGATTTAGGGAAATTGCaattcccgccccccccccaccccgtccttcATCAGGAATGTTCTGCTGTATGTGTTTAAACAAAATAAGCTGACCAAGAAAATCTGGGTGTTTAAGAATGCCCTTCCCGCTCTGCTGTATACTTACCAAGGGCAATGAACACCTAGAGCACTACTTACTCAGTCTATTAAGCTGGATGGGAAGAGGGGCGAGAGGAAGAAGCAGGTGTTGTAAACCAGAATGCACAGCTCCCTGATCCCTGGGAGTTTCCTGTGATGAGCTGGGATTACCAGTGGCCTGCTGAGCCCATGTCTCCCTGCCTGAACCCCATTCAAGAAAACACAGGCTTAAAGTACTGGAAACCAATAGAAGCAACTATCATCAACCATCTGGTTGATGAAAGTTGTAAAGCAGAAGGAGAGGACTGGGCTGGTGATTGTCACCTGAGTCGCTCAGTTACTGTTGGCCTACTCTTAAGCCTCTGTTTACAGCTACCATCAGACTCAAAATTTACAAGGTAAAAGAGCACTAGAGTGGATTTGCCATTTCGTCTCATGGTGTCTAGTCCCCTGTCTCCTCTCCACCCCAACTCCACTCTGTTTTTAAGAAAAGATATTGTTACCAAAGGTGTATGAGAGGCATGTGGTGCTGGCCATCAGCATCAGCCTGGAGAAGTCATCCTTGAATCCTGTTAGTTATGTCTTAAATTTATTTCGACAATTTTTTTCCAGCCCCATGAGGACTTGGTCCACCTGGTACTTTACTTTCCTTAGAAAGGTTTATGCACTTTCACAACTCAATGTATTTTTCAGGACACTAGCAAGAAGCTCAGTTCACAATTTGGATGCTTCTTCCCACCTTACAGAATTATGCAGAAGAACTCCAAAAAAGCCTAGGAGAGTGACTCCCGTTTGACCCTGCGACTGTGTGACCCACCAGGACAGTTTCGGCAGTTGTAAAATTTTGCTGTTCCCACATACCCAGGTTTTTGAGTTTTCTAGGTTGGACTTCCTGGGTATGTTCCTTTCCTGCCCACAAGTCACAGgggtttttgttgtcattgttgatACTCATAAGGAACTAAACTTGGCCCAGGAGCTGCCTTTGTGTGCTAGAGAAGTCGGTGGGAGAGTCAGGTCTAAAAGAGAGCATGTCCAGTCCTGGCCGTTCTCCCAGGATGGGCAAGGACTTGCAGGGGCCTGAGAAGGACAGTGGCTTCTGTATGACTGCCACTGTCTTGTGTGATAGGCCTATCAGGAAAAGATCATGTAGCTTGAAATCAAGTCTGTGTAAATTCAGTATGTGGATGTGGGACAGAGGTTGGAAGGAAAGGACTAGggtttggaaaatttaagaatttctcctttttcttatgaGGTCCCTTGTTGACTTTTTGAACAGCCACAGGTTAATGTCAGATTGAAAATATGAACCCACATCTTTTCCTTGTTTGAGTCTTTAGGATGGCATCATTTGAAAAATGCCCTTCCTTGTTAGGTCACATGTCATGGGAGAGTGGTTTAGGGAGCTCGTATTGTCAGATGTGCTCATGAATTCCCAAAGTCTCTACCTCGAGAGAATGGAACTCTTAACTCGTTTTCAGGGAGGGCTACGAATAAAGAAATGTCTCAATTCCAGCTTCAGCTTTCAGCTGGAATTGTTGCCTCTAATAAGGAGAGGACCTTGGAAGTGCAGAAATAGAGGTCTCTTTCTTCCAGGGctgcttttcctccttcaatctGCATTAACTTGTCCAAGCTCAGACTTCTGAAGGCTGCTGGAAATGTGTTGGGATTGCAGAAAGAGCCTTTGTCTTGACCATGGTGTCTCCATCACAAAGAGCACCATGGATTCTTCTGTGGCTCCTGGTCTGGGAAGTCCTCCAGGGATCCAGATCGAGCCGTTTCTTCATCCTGAAGCAGGCTTGCCCTTCCGACACCAGGATAGGCTAAGGTATTTGGTGTAGTTCAAAGGGCTTGTTTTCCCATCTGCTGTGGGGTTTCATCTAGGATG
This genomic stretch from Balaenoptera acutorostrata chromosome 12, mBalAcu1.1, whole genome shotgun sequence harbors:
- the PAIP2B gene encoding polyadenylate-binding protein-interacting protein 2B; the protein is MNGSSVANTSPNIKSKEDQGLNGHDEKENPFAEYMWMENEEDFNRQVEEELQEQEFLDRCFQEMLDEEDQDWFIPSRDLPQAVGQLQQQLNGLSVSDGHDSEDILSKSNLNPDAKEFIPGVKY